A single window of Candidatus Flexicrinis affinis DNA harbors:
- a CDS encoding ABC transporter substrate-binding protein, with translation MKFSRFAVVGLLLVLLMAISVAPVVAQETLPRNETLYFNGQQWGPVTGWNPYSNSNNNAMAIAQQDNARVIMFETPYLYNMLDGQVYPLLADGPYSWNEDRTELTFKLKPAARWSDDTPLTAHDVAYTWATHVKYNTPTGAGNIDYIADVVAVDDYTVTVKAKLNDEGAAVNPLIVQAYVSTNYVIQKAWTETLEARANGDAVALLADTAEDVVYSGPYHGYFWDDSKVIYIRDDNYWGQDASMWGKLPVPKYLAHNIFTDNAAGTLALQSGEVDVSQQFNSNVQDLWLVEGLPISTYLPDAPYGIGASLPTAFFNLNAHGLDNVAVRKAIAIAVDYPTIIANAMTNQSATFDQVPRSLMNPTPGEQAMYDRAAVADLQWAGNDIEGAKALLDEAGIVDTDGDGWRELDGQPLRYVATCPNGWSDWQAAIEVVAAAGAQIGIDITTNYPEWSVYQTVVTKSDEPLPEGYEIFMMWSDGAGPTQPWSRVRKLLSSEFNGMASNWNGNWGGYANPEADALIQAIPTITDEAQLKEMYTELVRIYLTDVPSFTLMYRPQSFHTVNESVWTNFPYDGDGTNPPVPPLDMTDGWAIAGLYNLELVNP, from the coding sequence ATGAAATTCTCGCGTTTTGCAGTCGTTGGTTTGCTGCTCGTCTTGTTGATGGCGATCTCCGTCGCTCCGGTAGTCGCTCAGGAGACGCTGCCCCGTAACGAAACGCTGTACTTCAACGGTCAGCAGTGGGGTCCTGTCACCGGCTGGAATCCGTACTCGAACAGCAACAACAACGCGATGGCGATTGCCCAGCAGGACAACGCCCGCGTCATCATGTTCGAGACGCCCTATCTGTACAACATGCTGGACGGTCAGGTCTATCCGCTCCTTGCTGACGGACCGTACTCGTGGAACGAAGACCGCACCGAACTCACCTTTAAGCTCAAGCCGGCCGCGCGCTGGAGCGACGACACGCCGCTGACCGCGCACGACGTTGCTTACACGTGGGCCACCCACGTCAAGTACAACACGCCGACCGGCGCTGGCAACATCGACTACATCGCAGACGTTGTCGCCGTTGATGACTACACGGTCACCGTCAAGGCCAAGCTGAATGACGAAGGCGCAGCGGTCAATCCGTTGATCGTTCAGGCCTATGTCAGCACCAACTATGTGATCCAGAAGGCGTGGACCGAGACGTTGGAAGCTCGTGCGAACGGCGACGCCGTCGCTCTGTTGGCGGACACGGCCGAAGATGTCGTCTACTCTGGGCCGTACCATGGCTACTTCTGGGACGACTCGAAGGTCATCTACATCCGTGACGACAACTACTGGGGGCAGGATGCCAGCATGTGGGGCAAGCTGCCGGTTCCGAAGTACCTTGCTCACAACATCTTCACCGACAACGCCGCCGGTACCTTGGCGCTGCAGTCCGGTGAAGTTGATGTCAGCCAGCAGTTCAACTCTAACGTTCAGGATCTATGGTTGGTCGAAGGCTTGCCCATCTCCACCTACCTGCCCGATGCCCCTTACGGCATTGGCGCCAGCCTCCCGACCGCGTTCTTCAACCTGAACGCGCACGGGTTGGACAATGTGGCGGTGCGCAAGGCGATCGCCATCGCAGTCGACTACCCCACCATCATCGCCAACGCAATGACCAACCAGTCGGCAACGTTTGACCAGGTCCCGCGTTCGTTGATGAACCCGACCCCCGGCGAACAGGCGATGTACGACCGTGCGGCCGTCGCTGACCTGCAGTGGGCCGGTAACGACATCGAAGGCGCCAAGGCGCTGCTCGACGAAGCGGGTATCGTGGATACCGACGGCGACGGCTGGCGTGAGCTGGACGGCCAGCCCCTGCGCTATGTCGCGACCTGCCCGAACGGCTGGTCCGACTGGCAGGCGGCCATCGAAGTAGTCGCGGCCGCCGGCGCGCAAATCGGCATCGACATTACCACCAACTATCCGGAATGGTCGGTCTACCAGACGGTTGTGACCAAGTCAGACGAGCCACTGCCTGAAGGCTATGAGATCTTCATGATGTGGAGCGATGGCGCTGGCCCGACCCAGCCGTGGAGCCGCGTCCGCAAGCTGCTAAGCTCGGAATTCAACGGCATGGCGAGCAACTGGAACGGCAACTGGGGCGGTTACGCCAATCCTGAGGCCGATGCTCTGATCCAGGCCATCCCGACGATCACCGACGAAGCTCAGCTCAAGGAAATGTACACGGAACTCGTTCGCATCTACTTGACTGATGTGCCGTCCTTCACGCTCATGTACCGGCCGCAGTCGTTCCATACGGTCAACGAAAGCGTCTGGACCAACTTCCCGTATGACGGCGATGGAACCAATCCACCGGTTCCGCCGCTCGATATGACGGATGGTTGGGCTATCGCCGGTCTGTATAATCTGGAACTGGTCAATCCGTAA
- a CDS encoding ABC transporter permease → MKGYRNYFAKKLVWFLVTLVVAFLLNFTLPRLMPGDPVAAIVSRAAQGMSNATGVQAIYDQYTELFGTDKPIPQQLVIYLGNVLRGDFGYSISQYPRTVADVIGSSIWWTVMLQLPAILVGWILGNVLGALAAYIRKGFDKVLLPASLFLSNLPAFGMAVILLVIFGVSLRWFPTSGGYDYAMVPSVSWEFFVSVFRHYQLPFWSIVLITIGGQAIGMRSMAIYELNADYVKYARFLGIKDSKIIRYVFRNAMLPQVTGLALSIGTMVSGALVAEIIFSYPGLGNTILTAVRGGDYPLISLATLIITWMVLLAFFGLEIVYGLIDPRIRAAQSE, encoded by the coding sequence GTGAAGGGGTATCGAAATTACTTCGCAAAAAAGCTGGTTTGGTTCCTTGTGACACTCGTTGTCGCGTTCCTGCTGAACTTCACCCTGCCGCGCCTTATGCCGGGCGACCCGGTGGCCGCCATCGTGTCTCGAGCAGCGCAAGGCATGTCCAACGCCACAGGTGTGCAGGCGATTTACGATCAGTACACCGAGCTATTTGGCACAGACAAGCCGATCCCGCAGCAGCTTGTCATCTATCTGGGGAACGTGCTGCGGGGCGATTTCGGCTACTCGATCAGTCAGTACCCGCGCACCGTTGCGGACGTCATAGGATCGTCGATTTGGTGGACGGTCATGCTGCAGCTGCCGGCCATTCTGGTCGGCTGGATTCTGGGAAACGTGCTGGGCGCGCTGGCCGCGTACATTCGGAAGGGTTTTGACAAGGTTCTTCTTCCTGCCAGCCTTTTCCTGAGCAACTTGCCTGCCTTCGGCATGGCGGTAATCTTGCTGGTGATTTTCGGCGTCAGCTTGCGCTGGTTCCCCACATCAGGCGGCTATGACTATGCTATGGTTCCCAGCGTGAGTTGGGAATTCTTTGTGTCGGTTTTTCGTCACTACCAATTGCCGTTCTGGTCAATCGTGTTGATCACGATTGGCGGGCAGGCGATTGGCATGCGCTCGATGGCGATCTACGAGTTGAACGCCGATTACGTTAAGTACGCGCGCTTCTTGGGGATCAAAGACAGCAAGATTATCCGCTACGTGTTCCGCAACGCGATGCTGCCGCAGGTGACCGGGCTGGCGCTCTCGATCGGCACGATGGTCAGCGGCGCATTGGTGGCCGAAATCATCTTCAGCTATCCCGGCCTCGGCAATACCATCCTCACGGCCGTGCGAGGCGGTGACTATCCGCTGATTTCGTTGGCGACGCTGATCATCACCTGGATGGTGTTGTTGGCGTTTTTCGGTCTGGAGATTGTCTACGGCCTGATTGATCCGCGCATCAGAGCGGCACAGTCGGAATAG
- a CDS encoding ABC transporter permease translates to MRYMLGQIFGSGRFRIGFSIFTFILLTVLIYPLFVTDPPLKTVSRGTFLSPGIYVNVYDSMGFSPLYTLLLDGDVERRIASKLSEDDRTAMQEWLVKAGLSEDAIDTQDTAALLDLWNANFDPGIRLPGMTNADRNYYIRLNAGLQGLLATEGAIVALPNPETGTLDEQSVIDQTNYVNINEVPNTRLLPLGTDNFGRDVLTQLVAATGVSLTIGLVAGTVATLIGLILGLFSGFLGGMIDDVIMFITNLFTVIPSFVLLILISFSIGQESRGALTIAVVIGLTSWVWTTRAVRAQVISLRNRDHVNLSRLSGHSTVYILMADILPYIASYVVMAFILQISSGILAEAGLSILGLGPRTTEVPTLGLMMQWSMIYQAPYLGKWWAYFPVILVIALITFSMTLMNTGLDRVFNPTLRD, encoded by the coding sequence ATGCGATACATGCTTGGGCAAATATTCGGGTCAGGGCGGTTTCGGATCGGGTTTTCGATTTTCACTTTTATCCTACTGACCGTTCTGATTTACCCGCTGTTCGTCACCGATCCGCCGCTGAAGACGGTGAGCAGGGGGACGTTCCTCTCCCCCGGGATCTACGTGAACGTGTACGACAGCATGGGCTTTTCCCCCCTCTATACACTGCTTCTGGATGGGGATGTCGAGCGGCGGATCGCGTCGAAGCTGAGTGAAGACGATCGCACGGCGATGCAGGAGTGGTTGGTAAAGGCGGGCTTATCCGAAGACGCGATCGATACGCAGGATACGGCCGCGTTGCTGGATCTGTGGAATGCCAACTTTGACCCCGGTATCCGGCTTCCCGGGATGACGAATGCCGACCGCAACTACTACATCCGGCTCAACGCAGGCCTGCAGGGCTTGCTTGCCACCGAGGGTGCGATTGTCGCCTTGCCGAACCCTGAAACCGGGACCCTCGACGAGCAGTCCGTGATCGACCAGACCAACTACGTAAACATCAACGAAGTGCCGAATACCCGCCTGCTGCCGCTGGGGACGGACAACTTTGGGCGTGACGTGCTCACGCAGTTGGTGGCGGCAACCGGCGTCTCCCTGACGATCGGCCTCGTGGCGGGCACTGTTGCGACCCTCATCGGCTTGATCCTGGGTCTGTTCTCGGGTTTCTTGGGCGGGATGATTGACGATGTGATCATGTTCATCACGAACCTGTTCACGGTCATCCCGAGTTTTGTCCTGCTGATTCTTATCTCCTTCAGTATTGGTCAGGAGAGCCGCGGCGCGCTCACGATCGCAGTGGTTATCGGTCTGACGTCGTGGGTGTGGACCACGAGAGCCGTGCGCGCGCAGGTGATTTCCCTGCGCAACCGCGATCACGTCAACCTATCGCGGTTGTCCGGCCATTCCACCGTCTACATCTTGATGGCCGACATTCTCCCCTACATTGCCTCCTACGTCGTCATGGCGTTCATCCTGCAAATCTCGTCGGGTATTCTGGCCGAGGCCGGCCTGTCGATCCTCGGACTGGGACCCCGGACCACAGAAGTGCCGACGCTCGGGTTGATGATGCAGTGGAGCATGATCTATCAAGCACCTTATCTTGGCAAATGGTGGGCGTACTTCCCCGTGATCCTCGTCATCGCGTTGATCACTTTCTCGATGACCTTGATGAACACCGGCCTTGACCGCGTGTTTAATCCCACACTGAGGGACTAG
- a CDS encoding ABC transporter ATP-binding protein, which produces MSSPILEVNELTTRYITRFRESIYAVDHVSLKVGDGKSLGIAGESGCGKSTLALSLIGYYFPPLHYTSGEIIIDGRNITGMDPDEVRKKILGREISYIPQAAMNALNPTQRVIHFIEDVILAHHPGTPKSEIYDRARERFELLGLPASVLQKYPVELSGGMKQRTVIATSVILSPKVLIADEPSSALDVTSQKMVIKMILDLMDKGIIKSLVFITHELPLLYNVTDDIMVMYAGQVVEIGSADQTVFDPIHPYTRALMGSIIVPEKGLRDVKLTAIPGTPPNLKNPPSGCRFADRCKYVRPECRAASIDLQEIGDGRAYRCIIPEQELRKMYEHEKR; this is translated from the coding sequence ATGTCGAGTCCGATACTGGAAGTCAACGAGCTGACGACGCGGTACATCACGCGTTTTCGGGAGAGCATCTACGCCGTCGACCATGTGTCTCTGAAAGTTGGGGACGGAAAGTCGTTGGGAATTGCCGGCGAGTCGGGCTGTGGCAAGTCCACGCTGGCGTTGAGCCTGATCGGCTACTACTTTCCGCCGCTGCACTATACCAGTGGCGAAATCATCATCGACGGGCGCAACATCACAGGGATGGATCCCGACGAAGTGCGGAAGAAGATCTTAGGACGTGAGATCTCGTACATTCCGCAGGCCGCGATGAATGCGCTCAACCCGACGCAGCGGGTAATCCACTTCATCGAGGACGTCATCCTCGCGCACCATCCGGGGACGCCCAAGAGCGAGATCTACGATCGCGCTCGCGAACGCTTCGAGCTGTTGGGGCTTCCGGCATCGGTGCTGCAGAAATACCCCGTCGAACTGTCAGGCGGCATGAAGCAGCGCACCGTAATTGCCACGTCGGTCATCCTTTCGCCGAAGGTACTGATCGCCGATGAACCGTCATCCGCGCTGGACGTGACATCTCAGAAGATGGTCATCAAGATGATCCTCGACCTGATGGACAAGGGCATCATCAAGTCGTTGGTCTTCATTACGCACGAGCTTCCGCTGCTTTACAACGTCACCGATGACATCATGGTGATGTACGCGGGGCAAGTGGTTGAAATCGGCAGTGCCGACCAGACCGTGTTCGATCCGATCCATCCGTACACGCGGGCGCTGATGGGCTCGATTATCGTGCCGGAAAAAGGACTGCGCGACGTCAAGCTGACTGCTATCCCGGGCACGCCGCCCAACTTGAAGAACCCGCCGTCGGGCTGCCGGTTTGCGGATCGCTGCAAATACGTGAGGCCAGAATGCCGGGCGGCGTCGATCGATCTGCAAGAGATTGGTGACGGCCGGGCCTATCGCTGTATCATTCCCGAACAAGAATTGAGAAAGATGTACGAGCATGAAAAGCGATGA
- a CDS encoding ABC transporter ATP-binding protein: MKSDEIILSGKGVTKIYGFGPNRTVAVDHVDFNFKKGEVISIVGESGSGKTTLAKMLLGLTNITEGAIYFEGKLRDIRTHRQKREYWKNCQAIFQDPFASYNIFRKIDAVLLDCIRLRDGRNRTKDEKVEMMREACRFVNLKWEELTNKYPFELSGGQQQRLMIARIFLLRPKILLADEPTSMIDACSRATILDMLMDLRSEIGMTPIFITHDIGLAYYVSDTVYIMEHGRFVESGSADDVILRPKEAYTKRLLDDVPKLHEEWDLSTV; the protein is encoded by the coding sequence ATGAAAAGCGATGAGATTATTCTGAGCGGCAAAGGGGTTACCAAGATCTACGGATTTGGGCCCAACAGAACAGTTGCCGTTGACCATGTCGATTTCAACTTCAAGAAGGGTGAAGTCATCTCGATCGTCGGCGAGTCGGGCAGTGGCAAGACGACGCTCGCCAAGATGCTGCTCGGGTTGACCAACATTACCGAAGGCGCGATTTACTTCGAGGGCAAGCTGCGGGACATCCGCACGCACCGCCAGAAGCGCGAGTACTGGAAGAATTGTCAAGCGATCTTTCAGGACCCGTTCGCTTCGTACAACATTTTCCGCAAGATCGACGCCGTCCTACTCGACTGCATTCGGCTGCGCGATGGCCGCAATCGCACCAAAGACGAGAAGGTCGAGATGATGCGAGAGGCGTGCCGGTTCGTCAACCTGAAGTGGGAGGAGCTGACGAACAAGTACCCGTTCGAGCTGTCCGGCGGGCAGCAGCAGCGTCTGATGATCGCCCGGATCTTCCTGCTCAGGCCGAAGATCCTACTCGCGGACGAGCCCACGTCCATGATTGACGCGTGCTCGCGTGCGACCATTCTTGATATGTTGATGGACCTGCGCAGCGAAATCGGCATGACGCCGATCTTCATCACGCATGACATCGGGTTGGCTTACTACGTGTCCGACACCGTTTACATCATGGAGCACGGTCGCTTCGTAGAAAGCGGATCGGCGGACGATGTGATCCTGCGGCCGAAGGAAGCCTATACCAAACGCCTGCTCGACGATGTGCCCAAACTCCATGAGGAGTGGGATCTATCGACGGTGTGA
- a CDS encoding PPC domain-containing protein yields MRYRPLVRLMRHVLIAGLILAFLTLPLSSGAYAQIGGTIGYGSLLLGNVVRPDQPLTYSFSGAAGDSVQIVVRNWTGTIDPQLELVMPDGVTTVSRLNNPFSGDPLEAALALFLPQTGTYSLRVGGEHSTTGEFILRLQGHAATDATALLYGQPIDVVIPVNPQQQVYAFETQACPTILTLTNLADGFPFTFPFFAVVRDDQGTQIAHFYGGDAVEDRLIVPGANGSLRNHDCFRRSRRFGQRAVVGELCRSSPGLCRRWRRRRAGDASLSAVLLQ; encoded by the coding sequence ATGAGATACAGGCCCTTAGTACGCTTGATGCGGCATGTGCTGATCGCGGGGCTGATCTTGGCGTTTCTGACGCTTCCGCTTTCTTCCGGTGCATACGCACAAATCGGCGGCACAATTGGGTACGGCAGCTTGCTCCTCGGCAACGTCGTACGCCCCGATCAGCCGCTGACCTACAGTTTTAGCGGCGCTGCCGGCGACTCGGTTCAGATCGTCGTGCGGAATTGGACCGGGACCATCGATCCCCAACTTGAACTGGTTATGCCGGACGGCGTGACCACGGTCTCGCGGCTGAACAACCCCTTCTCTGGCGATCCGCTGGAGGCGGCGCTGGCGCTTTTCCTGCCGCAGACGGGCACGTATTCGCTGCGGGTCGGTGGCGAACACAGTACGACCGGCGAGTTTATCCTCAGGCTGCAAGGGCATGCCGCGACCGACGCGACTGCGCTGCTCTACGGCCAGCCCATCGATGTAGTCATTCCTGTCAACCCGCAGCAGCAAGTCTACGCGTTCGAGACACAGGCCTGTCCTACAATTCTGACGCTGACGAACCTCGCCGACGGGTTCCCGTTTACGTTCCCGTTCTTCGCTGTGGTGCGCGACGATCAAGGAACGCAGATCGCCCACTTCTACGGCGGCGATGCCGTCGAGGACCGATTGATCGTACCCGGTGCTAACGGGTCGCTACGAAATCACGATTGCTTCCGCCGATCCCGACGTTTCGGGCAGCGTGCGGTTGTCGGTGAGCTGTGCCGATCAAGCCCCGGCCTGTGTCGGCGATGGCGGCGGCGGCGGGCAGGCGATGCAAGCCTGTCAGCCGTGCTTCTCCAATGA